One part of the Marispirochaeta sp. genome encodes these proteins:
- a CDS encoding putative glycoside hydrolase, which translates to MCRSRGIVSAAVMMILLITAFAAPLNAEKGGYVERAVPAGDSGWYTLVREGGLSFYNSITGNMSPLNQGLPKRVVYPFTEDTPKELSAIGIDPVNANRLAVTTNARLFVSVDCGRSFSEIPLTDPVSSTNYLTSIALGRNEVFYLGTSFNGFFKSTDGGKSWKKLSEELPAIYRGAGFYEEISGIAVDKEGRLAVGTSFTSRIYLAETDSGPWESIQFPYTDEIKGLWFSASEGFREGEQGVGMNVLHVWGSKALYSYDAGTWTKSPLPVENTLPEPDPDAEVRRDRAADKYGIYVNPVNASGEKLSALLDFISENGLNSVTVDMKDDFGWISYDSELESVKDAGALRPQFKLDELIEACHARGIYVVGRIVVFKDKRMYDFMKNRYAIWDSSRDAPWGNFVPEKNEDDETIYTQREFWVDPFSQKVWEYNLAIAEELEARGVDEIQFDYIRFPSDGDLSKTVYRHRHDGMSRIEALESFLIMVRESISVPISTDLYGFNSWYRMGNWIGQNIELVSHYVDVICPMYYPSHFPRDFMKNVPYLERAERIYQEGSSRSARIAGGRSLIRPYVQAFLLPFEYYMEEPEYTEYLERQLTGTRNSPASGFTLWNNTNRYYMVTRPLYPFLRLDGEAVLKNNNQGEIREILE; encoded by the coding sequence GTGTGTAGATCACGGGGTATTGTATCTGCTGCGGTTATGATGATTCTTCTAATTACCGCTTTTGCTGCGCCGCTGAATGCCGAGAAGGGAGGCTATGTCGAGCGGGCTGTTCCGGCTGGAGATTCGGGCTGGTATACCCTGGTTCGGGAAGGCGGGCTTTCTTTCTATAATTCCATTACCGGCAATATGAGTCCCCTTAACCAGGGACTCCCGAAACGGGTCGTTTATCCTTTTACTGAAGATACTCCGAAGGAGCTCAGTGCAATCGGGATTGATCCTGTAAATGCCAATCGCCTCGCAGTAACAACCAACGCCAGGCTGTTTGTTTCGGTCGATTGCGGACGCTCCTTCAGTGAAATACCGCTGACCGATCCTGTTTCTTCCACCAATTACCTTACCTCGATAGCCCTTGGCCGGAATGAGGTGTTTTACCTGGGAACATCTTTCAACGGATTCTTTAAAAGTACGGATGGGGGCAAGAGCTGGAAGAAGCTTTCCGAGGAACTGCCGGCAATATATCGGGGTGCCGGTTTTTACGAAGAGATCAGCGGCATAGCGGTAGATAAAGAGGGCCGTCTTGCCGTCGGAACCAGTTTTACTTCCAGGATTTATCTTGCAGAGACAGATTCCGGACCTTGGGAAAGCATACAGTTTCCCTATACCGATGAGATAAAGGGGCTCTGGTTTTCCGCCTCCGAGGGATTCCGGGAAGGTGAACAGGGGGTTGGGATGAATGTTCTCCATGTCTGGGGTTCGAAGGCCCTCTATTCTTATGATGCAGGAACGTGGACAAAATCCCCTCTCCCTGTAGAAAATACTCTGCCCGAACCGGACCCCGATGCAGAAGTCCGCAGGGACAGGGCGGCGGACAAATACGGAATTTATGTTAATCCCGTTAATGCTTCCGGAGAAAAGCTCTCGGCCCTCCTGGATTTTATCAGTGAAAACGGTTTGAACTCCGTTACCGTCGACATGAAGGATGATTTTGGCTGGATAAGCTATGATTCCGAACTTGAATCCGTTAAGGATGCGGGTGCCTTAAGGCCGCAATTTAAACTGGACGAACTGATAGAGGCCTGTCATGCCCGGGGAATCTATGTTGTCGGTCGAATAGTCGTTTTTAAAGATAAACGGATGTACGATTTCATGAAAAACCGGTATGCTATCTGGGATTCATCCAGAGATGCTCCATGGGGGAACTTTGTTCCGGAAAAAAACGAGGACGATGAAACCATCTACACCCAGCGGGAGTTCTGGGTTGATCCTTTCAGTCAAAAAGTCTGGGAGTACAACCTTGCAATTGCGGAGGAACTGGAAGCCCGGGGAGTTGACGAAATACAGTTCGATTACATCCGGTTTCCCTCCGACGGGGATCTATCTAAAACGGTTTATCGCCACCGTCATGACGGTATGAGCCGTATAGAGGCTCTGGAATCTTTTCTGATTATGGTCCGGGAGAGTATCAGCGTCCCCATAAGTACCGATCTGTACGGTTTTAACTCCTGGTATCGTATGGGCAACTGGATAGGACAGAATATTGAATTAGTCTCACACTACGTTGATGTTATTTGTCCCATGTACTATCCGTCTCATTTTCCCAGGGACTTCATGAAGAATGTACCGTATCTGGAAAGGGCTGAACGGATTTACCAGGAGGGCTCTTCACGTTCCGCCAGAATCGCCGGCGGCAGAAGTCTTATTCGTCCCTATGTGCAGGCCTTTTTACTGCCCTTCGAATACTATATGGAGGAACCGGAGTATACGGAGTATCTTGAACGGCAGCTTACGGGGACCAGGAATTCTCCCGCATCGGGTTTTACCTTGTGGAACAATACGAACCGCTACTATATGGTAACCCGCCCATTGTATCCTTTCCTGCGTCTGGACGGGGAGGCTGTTCTTAAAAACAATAACCAGGGAGAGATTCGGGAAATCCTGGAATAG
- a CDS encoding FGGY-family carbohydrate kinase, whose protein sequence is MFDKHGKEIASSQNEHKQIYPQARAVLEATAFQTREMMDAMERDSGIRIGSLRVDGGMVRNELLMQFQADILGRPVIRPEITETTALGAACAAAVEFTGRDRLTLAGG, encoded by the coding sequence TTGTTTGACAAACACGGCAAGGAAATCGCCTCCAGTCAGAATGAGCATAAACAAATATATCCCCAGGCCCGGGCAGTCCTTGAGGCTACGGCTTTTCAGACCCGCGAAATGATGGATGCCATGGAGAGGGATTCCGGGATAAGGATCGGGTCATTGCGGGTGGACGGCGGCATGGTCCGCAATGAGCTGTTGATGCAGTTCCAGGCAGATATTCTTGGACGGCCGGTAATCAGGCCGGAGATTACCGAGACTACCGCCCTGGGGGCAGCCTGCGCTGCGGCTGTGGAGTTCACAGGAAGAGATAGGCTTACACTGGCGGGAGGATAA
- a CDS encoding alpha/beta hydrolase — MKKSTAIHTALSTLFLIFILAINLGGCATMGQQKSRDKAGFLRLQKNRPVFFRRQELPVALSEYLSYYKLSVNQNRYWFGYIDVGDYHCAAHLSLPEGEPKGTVLLIHGFLSHFGFYQDLIPILLENEWAVAGIDLPGHGISSGKPTHIDDFSDYGAAVSALSLAIAGEAPRPFVGLGHSMGCAALLEYSLNGGTMITEYIFVAPLVRSTMHGLTQFGFSLFNPVIKTLPRLYQKTSSDQEYLDFQENRDPLQYDAIQPSWVRALFSWNSRIEETELPSMKLTIIQGDQDRVVDFNYNLNFYSKQLDNVQIFTIPGGRHELLKEAEPFKGTTFKYILSTLNGTKP, encoded by the coding sequence GTGAAAAAGAGCACGGCTATTCATACGGCCCTGTCGACTCTGTTCCTTATTTTTATTCTTGCGATTAATCTTGGAGGCTGTGCCACGATGGGTCAGCAGAAATCCCGCGACAAGGCAGGTTTCCTCAGGCTGCAAAAAAACAGACCCGTTTTTTTCCGCCGCCAGGAGCTTCCTGTCGCCTTGTCGGAATACCTCAGTTACTACAAGCTGTCTGTAAACCAAAATCGTTACTGGTTCGGGTATATAGATGTCGGCGACTATCATTGTGCCGCTCATTTAAGCCTGCCGGAAGGCGAACCAAAGGGAACCGTGCTGTTGATTCACGGCTTTCTCTCGCATTTCGGGTTTTACCAGGACCTTATTCCTATTCTGCTTGAAAACGAATGGGCAGTAGCAGGTATTGACCTTCCGGGGCACGGAATCTCTTCAGGAAAACCGACCCATATTGACGACTTTTCCGATTACGGTGCCGCGGTTTCTGCCCTTTCTTTGGCAATAGCCGGGGAAGCGCCCCGTCCTTTTGTCGGGCTGGGACACTCCATGGGATGTGCCGCGCTGCTCGAGTATTCGTTAAACGGGGGCACGATGATTACGGAATACATCTTTGTTGCCCCTCTTGTCCGGTCAACCATGCACGGTCTGACCCAGTTCGGATTCTCTCTGTTTAATCCTGTTATTAAAACTTTACCGCGGCTTTACCAGAAAACAAGCTCGGACCAGGAGTATCTCGACTTCCAGGAAAACCGCGACCCGCTGCAATATGACGCTATTCAGCCCAGCTGGGTTCGAGCCCTTTTTTCCTGGAACAGCAGAATAGAAGAGACCGAGCTTCCGTCAATGAAGCTGACCATTATCCAGGGAGATCAGGACAGGGTCGTGGATTTCAATTATAACCTGAATTTCTACAGCAAGCAGTTGGATAATGTACAGATATTTACAATCCCAGGCGGCCGGCATGAGCTCTTAAAAGAGGCGGAACCCTTTAAGGGCACAACTTTCAAGTATATCCTGTCCACCCTGAATGGTACGAAGCCTTGA
- a CDS encoding DUF4105 domain-containing protein produces MNTVKMASKFPVLILFFLLGTFSWADSEADYTVSLVTTGPGTEVYLWWGHTALLVEDHSSGEDYLYDFGVFSFETENFFTNFILGRLWYLSYRSQAEANLRRMIREDRRIRIQTLRFPPGNKIKLVRELELRVLPENREYLYEYYRDNCATRIRDLLNEAYNGKLREVSAARDAMTLRLQTRRFTSRNRVIEWLLMFLMSGNIDQPISGWEAMFLPSEIPVYLDELAVQVGPENREPAVASDTIVYLPQHERPVPAVPGNSILPPLISGVISALLLLAGRLLQGKARFVAEAFFRLLLFLGALLGTVLFFLCFFTDHAVTHGNWNLLLLNPLHWVTLFAPYRIGRTASIRLIDFFLFLPWIITIDASIFLIFASLFGFPAQDVGLAIALLLPIAIGICGPWILQVLKPRRRLSIVN; encoded by the coding sequence GTGAACACGGTAAAAATGGCCAGCAAATTTCCGGTACTGATCCTGTTTTTTTTACTGGGAACATTCTCGTGGGCCGATTCAGAAGCTGATTATACTGTCTCCCTGGTTACCACAGGGCCCGGCACAGAAGTCTATTTGTGGTGGGGACACACTGCTTTGCTGGTGGAGGACCACTCCAGCGGTGAAGATTACCTGTACGATTTTGGGGTATTTTCCTTTGAAACGGAAAACTTTTTTACCAATTTCATTCTCGGCCGTCTCTGGTACCTAAGCTACCGCAGCCAGGCAGAGGCAAACCTGAGGCGGATGATTCGTGAGGACCGCAGGATCCGAATTCAAACACTCCGTTTTCCTCCAGGAAACAAGATCAAGCTTGTCCGGGAGCTTGAACTGCGAGTGTTGCCGGAAAACCGTGAGTACCTGTATGAATACTACCGTGACAACTGTGCAACCCGCATCCGCGACCTTCTGAATGAGGCATATAACGGAAAACTGCGGGAGGTTTCTGCAGCAAGGGATGCAATGACCCTGCGGCTCCAAACCCGCCGTTTTACCAGCCGTAACCGTGTCATTGAGTGGCTGCTCATGTTTTTAATGAGCGGAAATATTGATCAGCCCATAAGCGGCTGGGAGGCAATGTTCCTTCCGTCGGAGATTCCAGTTTACCTGGACGAACTTGCGGTGCAGGTTGGTCCGGAAAATAGAGAACCCGCAGTCGCTTCCGATACCATAGTCTATTTACCGCAGCATGAAAGACCCGTACCGGCGGTCCCCGGGAATTCCATTCTCCCGCCGCTCATTTCGGGGGTCATTTCTGCTCTTCTCCTGCTGGCCGGCCGCCTGCTGCAGGGTAAGGCGAGGTTTGTAGCAGAGGCCTTTTTTCGACTGCTGCTATTCCTGGGGGCTCTTCTTGGAACAGTGCTGTTCTTTCTATGCTTTTTTACCGACCACGCGGTTACCCATGGAAACTGGAACCTGCTGCTCCTGAATCCTCTGCACTGGGTCACTCTTTTTGCTCCCTACAGAATTGGACGGACTGCGTCTATACGATTAATCGATTTCTTTCTTTTTCTGCCCTGGATCATTACCATCGATGCCTCGATCTTTTTAATCTTTGCCAGTCTGTTTGGTTTTCCAGCTCAGGATGTCGGGCTGGCAATTGCCCTTCTGCTGCCTATTGCCATCGGAATATGCGGCCCCTGGATTCTGCAGGTATTGAAGCCACGACGAAGGCTGAGTATAGTGAACTAA
- a CDS encoding LysE family transporter, translated as MYISLFAGSFFLAFSGAMMPGPLLTATIGAAAQRGPSAGPLFIVGHGILELGLVALIILGIGPFLTGIWTFITISLTGSCIMLYMAYSMFRSLPSLSLTQNPEHHDYGSLVGTGALLSVSNPYWTVWWGTIGLGLLLRAQNAGILGIASFFGGHILGDLVWYTAVSLAIWRGKRLLSDRMYRGLIALCGGVIAAFGIYFFISGIKPIMEVVFL; from the coding sequence ATGTATATCAGTCTTTTTGCAGGTTCATTTTTCCTGGCCTTCTCCGGGGCAATGATGCCCGGCCCCCTGTTGACCGCAACCATTGGTGCGGCAGCCCAAAGGGGGCCCTCGGCGGGTCCTCTGTTTATTGTCGGTCACGGCATTCTGGAATTGGGCCTTGTCGCGCTTATTATCCTGGGTATAGGACCTTTTTTAACCGGCATCTGGACCTTTATTACAATCTCTCTGACAGGTTCCTGTATCATGCTCTATATGGCGTACTCGATGTTTCGCAGTCTGCCCTCCCTGTCCCTGACCCAGAATCCGGAACATCACGATTACGGCTCCCTGGTCGGTACCGGCGCACTGCTTTCGGTCTCTAATCCTTACTGGACAGTCTGGTGGGGAACAATAGGGCTCGGTTTGTTATTACGGGCGCAAAACGCAGGGATACTGGGGATCGCGAGCTTCTTTGGAGGACACATCCTTGGAGACCTTGTCTGGTATACTGCAGTTTCCCTGGCAATCTGGCGGGGAAAACGTCTGCTGAGTGACCGGATGTACCGCGGATTGATAGCCCTGTGCGGTGGTGTAATCGCTGCCTTCGGTATCTATTTCTTTATCAGCGGTATAAAACCGATTATGGAGGTTGTTTTCTTATGA
- a CDS encoding tRNA (cytidine(34)-2'-O)-methyltransferase has product MKIVLVEPEIPQNTGNIGRTCAALGAQLNLIEPLGFSLEEKMVKRAGLDYWHLLDYAIYQDFDAFLVANPRVPLFFLSTKGARVYTDLSYPADCALVFGKESAGLPESLLQAHPGSCVRIPLREEARSINLSNSVAIAAFEVMRQNNFPGLLLEGSPRTFSWT; this is encoded by the coding sequence GTGAAAATTGTACTTGTTGAACCCGAGATACCCCAGAACACCGGTAATATCGGACGAACCTGCGCTGCCCTCGGAGCACAACTCAACCTTATAGAACCACTCGGCTTTTCTCTGGAAGAAAAAATGGTCAAGCGCGCGGGACTGGACTACTGGCACCTTCTTGATTATGCAATCTACCAGGATTTTGACGCGTTTCTGGTGGCGAACCCCCGTGTTCCCCTGTTTTTTCTCAGCACAAAAGGAGCCCGTGTTTATACGGACCTCAGCTACCCCGCCGACTGTGCCTTGGTATTCGGGAAGGAGAGTGCCGGTTTGCCGGAAAGCCTCCTTCAGGCCCACCCCGGCAGCTGTGTCAGGATTCCCCTGCGGGAAGAAGCCAGATCGATAAATCTTTCCAACTCCGTTGCCATAGCCGCGTTCGAGGTAATGCGGCAGAACAACTTTCCAGGGCTTCTTCTTGAAGGATCGCCCAGAACCTTCAGCTGGACCTGA
- the proC gene encoding pyrroline-5-carboxylate reductase gives MITSIGFIGYGNMGSALAAGLHKNSPETPIYVQEPDTGKAKLAVKDCGAVVNQSEQEFCTASDIILVAVKPQLLQQVLKRYAPFTNGKKVISIAAGTPVSFFCELLATDQVIRFMPNIAARVGQALTGVSFGEKAAPEFRNEALYLAGSVGKTVELPESAMPAFTGLCGSGIAYVFSFIHALALGGTHEGIPYSTSLEVALGTLEGAVGLVREGTEHPVSLLSKVISPGGTTIQGIAALEEGGFTASVMDAVERAASRARELE, from the coding sequence GTGATTACGTCTATAGGTTTTATTGGATACGGCAATATGGGCTCTGCTCTTGCAGCAGGTCTGCATAAAAACAGTCCGGAGACACCAATTTACGTGCAGGAGCCGGACACCGGCAAGGCCAAACTTGCAGTCAAAGACTGCGGAGCTGTGGTCAACCAGTCGGAGCAGGAGTTCTGCACAGCTTCGGACATTATTCTTGTAGCGGTTAAACCACAGCTGTTGCAACAGGTTCTAAAAAGATACGCTCCTTTCACCAACGGAAAAAAGGTCATTTCAATAGCCGCCGGAACGCCTGTTTCGTTTTTCTGCGAGCTGCTCGCCACCGATCAGGTTATTCGGTTTATGCCGAATATTGCCGCCCGGGTTGGTCAGGCCTTAACCGGAGTCAGCTTTGGAGAAAAAGCTGCACCTGAATTTCGTAACGAGGCCCTGTATCTGGCAGGAAGTGTCGGGAAAACCGTAGAGCTGCCGGAATCCGCAATGCCTGCTTTTACCGGTTTGTGCGGCTCCGGAATTGCCTATGTTTTTTCTTTTATTCACGCCCTTGCTCTGGGCGGGACTCATGAAGGAATACCCTACTCAACCTCCCTTGAAGTTGCCCTGGGCACCCTTGAAGGGGCGGTCGGGCTGGTTCGGGAGGGGACAGAACATCCTGTCAGTCTTTTAAGCAAGGTGATCAGCCCGGGGGGGACTACCATTCAGGGAATCGCAGCCCTTGAAGAAGGGGGCTTTACCGCTTCGGTAATGGATGCCGTCGAAAGGGCCGCGTCGCGGGCCAGAGAACTTGAATAA
- the serS gene encoding serine--tRNA ligase: protein MLDLKFIRDNTEAVRQNIANRFMTADLDKVITLYEERNRLLSAVDDLRRRRNENAGKMKGKLSPEERAPLVEEGKRLKEDISRLEEELKGVSAELKEAAEKIPNMAHPDAPVGKEDKDNLEIRRFGEPASFDFPAKDHVQLAQELDLVDFDTAAKVSGTKFYYLKNEAVFLELALIRYAMDILQGKGFTPTITPDIAKEEILEGIGFNPRGAESNIYSLEGTGTCLVGTAEITLGGYHSDSILDTADLPLKMAGFSHCFRREAGAAGQFSKGLYRVHQFSKVEMFVYCRPDQSEQIHQELLAIEEEIFQGLEVPFRVVDTCTGDLGSPAYRKYDLEAWMPGRGESGDWGEVTSTSNCTDYQSRRLGVRFREDGKNNYVHMLNGTAVAVSRAIIAILENFQQADGSVRIPAALVPYAGFDAIRPK, encoded by the coding sequence ATGCTTGACTTGAAATTTATCCGGGATAACACCGAAGCGGTTCGGCAGAATATTGCCAACCGTTTTATGACAGCCGACCTCGACAAGGTTATTACCCTGTATGAAGAACGCAACCGCCTGCTGAGTGCTGTAGATGACCTGCGGCGCCGAAGAAACGAGAATGCCGGTAAAATGAAGGGGAAACTCTCCCCTGAAGAGCGGGCTCCCCTGGTTGAAGAGGGAAAGCGTCTCAAGGAGGATATTTCCCGGCTGGAAGAGGAACTCAAAGGCGTTTCCGCTGAGCTCAAGGAGGCTGCAGAAAAGATTCCCAACATGGCCCATCCCGACGCCCCGGTAGGAAAAGAGGATAAGGACAACCTGGAAATCCGCCGCTTCGGTGAACCTGCCAGTTTCGATTTTCCAGCCAAAGACCATGTTCAGCTTGCCCAGGAACTGGATCTGGTTGATTTTGATACCGCCGCCAAGGTATCTGGAACAAAATTCTATTACCTGAAGAATGAAGCGGTTTTTCTTGAACTTGCCCTTATTCGCTATGCCATGGACATTCTGCAGGGAAAAGGCTTTACCCCGACAATCACTCCGGATATTGCGAAGGAGGAGATCCTTGAAGGTATCGGATTTAACCCCAGAGGAGCTGAGAGCAACATCTACTCCCTTGAGGGGACAGGCACCTGTCTGGTCGGAACCGCAGAGATCACCCTGGGGGGATACCATTCCGACTCAATCCTGGATACAGCAGACCTGCCCCTGAAAATGGCAGGATTCAGCCACTGTTTTCGACGCGAAGCCGGAGCTGCGGGACAGTTCTCCAAAGGTCTCTACCGGGTTCACCAGTTTTCCAAGGTGGAAATGTTTGTCTACTGCCGACCCGATCAGTCTGAACAGATTCATCAGGAACTGCTTGCCATCGAAGAGGAGATCTTTCAAGGACTTGAAGTTCCCTTCCGGGTTGTGGACACATGTACCGGAGATTTGGGGAGTCCTGCATACCGAAAATACGACCTTGAAGCCTGGATGCCGGGACGGGGAGAAAGCGGAGACTGGGGAGAGGTTACCAGTACGTCAAATTGCACAGATTACCAGTCGCGAAGGCTTGGTGTAAGATTTCGGGAAGACGGGAAAAACAATTATGTTCATATGCTGAACGGAACAGCTGTTGCCGTATCCCGGGCAATTATTGCCATACTGGAAAATTTTCAGCAGGCCGATGGTTCAGTACGGATTCCGGCGGCGCTGGTGCCTTACGCGGGATTTGATGCTATCAGGCCGAAATAA
- the pncA gene encoding bifunctional nicotinamidase/pyrazinamidase, whose amino-acid sequence MKTALIVVDLQRDFCPGGALAVKDGDAIVPAVNSIAGEFDKVIATRDWHPQDHISFASNHPGTKVQEILQLGDIEQIMWPDHCVPGTPGSDFHPDLDLRNLDLIISKGTSSGLDSYSGFFENDHTTPTGLEGYLKNLGITDLAVCGLATDYCVFFTVIDALHLGFNVDLVTDCVRGVDFPPGNIETRLADMKKTGARLIESVSLT is encoded by the coding sequence ATGAAAACCGCACTAATCGTTGTTGATCTGCAGCGCGATTTCTGTCCTGGAGGTGCTTTGGCTGTAAAGGACGGAGATGCCATTGTTCCGGCTGTTAATTCCATTGCAGGAGAATTTGACAAGGTAATAGCTACCCGGGACTGGCATCCACAGGATCATATCTCTTTTGCATCCAACCATCCTGGAACAAAAGTACAGGAAATCCTCCAGTTAGGGGATATAGAACAGATTATGTGGCCGGATCACTGCGTTCCCGGTACCCCCGGGTCTGATTTTCATCCCGATCTTGACCTGCGTAATCTTGACCTTATTATCAGCAAAGGTACCTCCTCCGGACTTGATTCCTACTCCGGTTTTTTCGAAAACGATCACACTACTCCTACAGGACTCGAGGGATACCTGAAGAACCTCGGGATAACAGACCTTGCGGTCTGCGGTCTTGCCACCGACTATTGTGTGTTTTTTACCGTTATTGATGCCCTTCATCTTGGTTTCAATGTGGACCTTGTAACAGACTGTGTACGGGGTGTTGATTTCCCTCCTGGGAATATCGAAACACGGCTGGCTGATATGAAGAAAACCGGTGCGCGACTGATTGAGTCGGTATCCCTGACATGA
- a CDS encoding nicotinate phosphoribosyltransferase — MSISPLFTDLYELTMAQGYLLNKHNPNVVFDMFFRRQPYNSGFAIFAGIDNLLDDLEGLRFSSDDISYLRSLGYLTDDFLDYLSGFRFTGSVLSFREGSMVFSEEPLIRIDAPLIEAQIIESLLLNIINFQTLIATKSARVLVATGFGNVLEFGMRRAQGYNGALMASRAAYIGGASGTSNTLAGKMFGIPVSGTMAHSWIMAFDSEAESFHRYAELYPDTAILLIDTFDTLEQGVENAISVGLKLKAQGKRIGVRLDSGDLSYLSKQVRSRLDAAGLDDATIAVSGDLNEQIAAQLLAEGAPIDVWGVGTQLATGHPDASVSGVYKLAARRQGERIIPTMKVSNNPAKMTNPGIKQVYRFYDKNRTPLRDVIQLHDEPCPKGPIELFHPTMHYKFTRFSSYHSAEAQLHPVMRNGQRLAPSEDIKDVRNRVITQLQRMDETFLRQLNPHEYKISLSSPLKDLKFRMIDEYNRA, encoded by the coding sequence ATGAGTATCTCTCCCCTTTTTACCGACCTGTACGAACTGACAATGGCCCAGGGTTATCTGCTGAATAAGCATAACCCCAATGTGGTCTTCGATATGTTTTTCCGAAGACAGCCGTATAACAGCGGATTCGCAATTTTCGCAGGGATTGACAACCTCCTCGATGATCTTGAAGGTTTACGATTCAGCAGCGATGATATCAGCTATCTGCGGTCTTTGGGATACCTTACCGATGATTTTCTTGATTACCTGTCGGGGTTCCGTTTTACCGGATCAGTATTGTCGTTTCGTGAGGGAAGCATGGTTTTTTCTGAGGAGCCGCTTATCAGGATTGACGCCCCGCTTATTGAAGCCCAGATTATAGAAAGCCTGCTTTTGAATATTATCAATTTCCAGACCCTGATTGCCACCAAATCGGCCAGGGTGCTGGTAGCCACGGGATTTGGCAATGTGCTTGAATTCGGTATGCGCCGGGCCCAGGGGTACAACGGAGCACTTATGGCATCCAGGGCAGCGTATATTGGAGGCGCAAGCGGTACCTCCAATACCCTGGCAGGAAAGATGTTTGGCATTCCAGTCAGCGGTACCATGGCCCATTCCTGGATCATGGCCTTTGATTCAGAGGCTGAATCTTTCCACCGCTATGCGGAACTCTATCCTGATACCGCGATTCTTTTGATCGATACCTTTGACACCTTGGAACAGGGAGTCGAAAATGCCATCAGCGTCGGTCTGAAACTTAAAGCTCAGGGCAAACGAATAGGCGTTCGCCTGGATTCCGGAGACCTCTCCTATTTAAGTAAACAGGTGCGGAGCAGGCTGGATGCCGCAGGCCTCGACGATGCAACAATCGCAGTCTCCGGTGACCTCAACGAACAGATCGCCGCTCAGCTGTTGGCGGAGGGGGCCCCGATTGATGTTTGGGGAGTCGGAACCCAGCTTGCAACGGGCCATCCGGACGCATCAGTTTCCGGAGTCTATAAGCTCGCTGCACGCCGCCAGGGGGAACGGATAATTCCCACAATGAAGGTTTCCAACAATCCGGCGAAGATGACCAATCCAGGCATAAAACAGGTATACCGTTTTTATGACAAAAACCGTACTCCTTTACGGGATGTTATTCAATTACATGATGAACCGTGCCCGAAAGGACCAATAGAATTGTTTCATCCGACCATGCACTATAAATTTACCCGTTTCAGCTCCTATCATTCCGCAGAAGCCCAACTTCATCCCGTTATGCGTAACGGCCAGCGTCTTGCACCTTCGGAAGATATTAAGGATGTACGGAACAGGGTTATTACACAATTGCAGCGAATGGACGAAACCTTTTTGCGTCAGCTAAATCCACACGAATATAAAATCTCCCTTTCCAGCCCCTTGAAGGACTTAAAATTCAGAATGATAGATGAATACAACCGTGCCTGA